Sequence from the Phormidium ambiguum IAM M-71 genome:
GTAGGTTGAACAGACAACTTACCCTGTTTAAAACACCATTGGAAGTGCCACTCATAATCTTCGGCTCTTACTTCCCCGGCAATTTTGCCTTGTAGCCAACATAGTTCCGTAATGCGGACAAAGGCGGTAGTTTCTGGTAGACGTTTTGCGCTCACGATTTCAGGACAATCTACTTTTACACTTATTTCTCATAGTAAACTGATGGCAATTTCCGTCAATCTCACTAGTGCCAGAAGGCAGAAGGCAGAAGGCAGAAGGCAGAAGGGAAGAAGGGTTTTTATATTCAGCTTTTAAGAAGTTTTCAACTGCTCAATCATTTCTGCTGTGCTGCACTAGGATCGAAATATATACTCAACATAATCCCTATAGCTGACCGGAGGATACACCTTGACTACTTTTTCTGGGTCACAGAAGAGTTTACAAAATAATGCCGCAAATTCCCCAGACCTGGAAAGGGAACTGGACAATGCTATTTTTAGCTTTACTGATATTCAAGAAGAATTAAATTATAAACAAGCGCAAACTGCCTTAAGAGAGATTGTTGCTAATTTAGACCTTTCACCCCAAGAACAAGCCGGACTAGAACCAGCAATTAACGATCTACAAAATATGCTGGATAAACTAGAACGTTCA
This genomic interval carries:
- a CDS encoding DUF3146 family protein, producing the protein MSAKRLPETTAFVRITELCWLQGKIAGEVRAEDYEWHFQWCFKQGKLSVQPTLGRALIIEPLGRFLEQSDYQLEPGGDYAFTIRAKF